The following coding sequences lie in one Xiphophorus maculatus strain JP 163 A chromosome 4, X_maculatus-5.0-male, whole genome shotgun sequence genomic window:
- the LOC102226590 gene encoding ras association domain-containing protein 10, with the protein MGSPSDPEERKISVWVCREEKLVLGLSKRNTCADVVKVLLEEQCAQTGLSTAESYCIVEKWRGFERILPNKTKLLKLWLAWGDEQKNVKFLLVRTDASLENRRARSAEARVVPSKQSPCVTKGSPRSNMACISPEKQRRIVRKAFRKLEKINRKRTRAAHRDASSAEKMETLVHLVVSQDHTIRQQVQRITELDSEIERCEAKVHLDRIKRHGVNYVQNTYLVGAVYVPAQEGKGLYSKETFAKLEEYARQCEEVLKLQEELSEQEALIDTITTHIQEELNLRWMQRRKEELRIKRSSSLSSSQADSASQSAQFMEEERMKTQLDASLYIGLRLNADLEAIKGDLELSQQIGAAREKEMRDLLDKVNSMDMEEEDADEKTRHGTDDKETMTDTLEGESEWVEQARGLSKTENVNDDDSDTGLSSLHSQDSDGLPVWESLV; encoded by the coding sequence ATGGGGTCTCCCTCAGACCCAGAGGAGCGAAAGATATCTGTGTGGGTCTGCCGAGAAGAGAAGCTGGTCCTCGGCTTGTCAAAGCGCAACACCTGCGCTGATGTCGTGAAAGTGCTCCTGGAGGAGCAGTGCGCGCAAACCGGCCTTTCCACGGCGGAGTCTTATTGCATCGTGGAGAAATGGAGGGGCTTCGAGAGAATTTTACCGaacaaaaccaaacttttaAAGCTGTGGCTCGCGTGGGGAGATGAACAGAAAAACGTAAAGTTTCTGCTGGTGAGAACAGACGCCTCTTTGGAGAACCGCAGGGCCCGGAGCGCAGAGGCGCGTGTGGTGCCGAGCAAGCAGAGCCCCTGCGTCACCAAAGGGTCTCCGAGGTCTAACATGGCCTGCATCTCACCGGAGAAACAGCGTCGGATTGTTAGGAAAGCTTTCAGAAAGTTGGAGAAGATCAACAGGAAGAGGACGCGGGCGGCGCACAGAGACGCATCCAGTGCAGAGAAGATGGAGACTTTGGTTCATCTTGTTGTGTCTCAGGACCACACAATCCGCCAGCAGGTTCAGAGGATTACAGAACTGGACTCAGAGATCGAAAGGTGTGAGGCAAAGGTGCATCTGGACAGAATTAAAAGACACGGGGTCAATTACGTGCAGAACACATATCTGGTAGGCGCAGTTTATGTCCCAGCGCAGGAAGGAAAGGGACTTTACTCAAAAGAGACTTTTGCCAAACTTGAAGAGTATGCTCGGCAGTGCGAGGAGGTGCTGAAGCTACAAGAGGAGCTTTCTGAACAGGAGGCTTTGATAGATACGATCACAACTCACATTCAGGAGGAGCTGAACCTCCGCTGGATGCAGCGCAGGAAGGAGGAGTTGCGCATCAAACGTTCCtcatctctctcctcctcccagGCAGACTCAGCATCGCAAAGCGCGCAATTtatggaggaggagaggatgaAAACGCAGCTAGATGCGAGTTTATACATTGGTCTGCGACTCAACGCGGATTTAGAGGCTATTAAGGGCGATTTAGAGCTGTCCCAGCAGATTGGCGCTGCCAGGGAGAAGGAAATGAGGGATTTGCTGGACAAAGTGAACAGTATggacatggaggaggaggacgcCGATGAAAAGACGCGCCACGGGACAGATGACAAGGAGACCATGACTGACACTTTGGAAGGGGAAAGCGAGTGGGTGGAGCAAGCGAGAGGTCtgtctaaaacagaaaatgtgaacgATGACGACTCAGATACAGGCTTGAGTTCTCTGCACAGTCAGGACTCAGACGGCCTCCCAGTGTGGGAATCACTGGTTTGA